The proteins below are encoded in one region of Vulpes lagopus strain Blue_001 chromosome 10, ASM1834538v1, whole genome shotgun sequence:
- the LOC121500851 gene encoding probable glutathione peroxidase 8, whose product MGTVCRCDCKEPEDGGVVPSNLEGGGVLVKVMVKVMVVVMLNLVTRRIYIRHKEDIKIFLGLLSRIIHTAYPLRRSGSKAKVFAVLLSMVLCTVMLFLLQLKFLKPKINRFYTFEVKDAKGRTVSLEKFKGKVTLVVNVPSDCQLTDRNYLALQEPHKEFGPFHLSVLAFPCNQFGESEPFPSKEVVSFARNNYGATFPIFHKIKILGSEADPAFRFLVDSSKKEPRWNFWKYLVNPEEQVVKSWRPEEPTEVIRPEIAALVRQMILRKKDDL is encoded by the exons ATGGGGACAGTATGCAGGTGTGACTGCAAAGAG CCTGAGGATGGGGGTGTGGTGCCTTCAAACCTTGAGGGTGGTGGTGTGTTGGTGAAGGTGATGGttaaggtgatggtggtggtgatg CTGAATTTAGTGACCAGAAGAATCTACATTAGACATAAAGAggatattaaaatctttttaggaCTTCTCTCTAGAATCATCCATACAGCTTACCCTTTAAGACGTTCAGGGTCGAAAGCAAAGGTATTTGCAGTTTTACTGTCTATGGTTCTATGCACAGTAATGCTATTTCTTCTACAACTAAAATTCCTAAAACCTAAAATCAACCGCTTTTATACCTTTGAAGTGAAAGATGCAAAAGGAAGAACAGTTTCTCTGGAAAAGTTTAAAGGCAAAGTTACACTAGTTGTAAACGTGCCCAGTGACTGCCAACTCACAGACAGAAATTACTTAGCACTGCAGGAACCGCACAAGGAGTTTGGACCATTCCACTTGAGCGTCCTGGCCTTCCCATGCAATCAGTTCGGAGAATCGGAGCCCTTCCCAAGCAAGGAAGTGGTGTCTTTTGCAAGAAATAACTATGGAGCGACATTCCCCATCTTCCACAAGATTAAGATCCTAGGATCTGAAGCGGACCCTGCATTTAGATTTCTTGTTGATTCTTCAAAGAAAGAACCAAGGTGGAATTTTTGGAAGTATCTGGTCAACCCTGAGGAACAAGTTGTGAAGTCTTGGAGGCCAGAGGAACCCACTGAAGTCATCAGGCCTGAGATAGCAGCTCTGGTTAGACAAATGATCCTAAGAAAGAAAGACGACCTATGA